One genomic region from Sulfurimonas sp. encodes:
- a CDS encoding HobA family DNA replication regulator yields the protein MNSSDFAQWSLDVIREEGASLSWLEEQRFDWTNPLSLALEQILNSKTVILITDEKRKWFESYILTSINTLKLDRPLLPIVSIDSLYQHYSYINGGEMIDVVEDMISLSYKDDYIFWYVGKGDDKRADIAKRQDSSYFWIFDEEFHNGFTLKSHDKMLDIKLLQLYKLFDASLSAAMFGEVDVSS from the coding sequence ATGAATTCATCAGATTTCGCACAATGGAGTTTAGATGTTATAAGAGAAGAGGGTGCAAGTCTTAGTTGGCTTGAAGAACAGCGCTTTGACTGGACAAATCCTCTCTCTTTAGCCTTAGAACAAATTTTAAACTCAAAAACAGTTATTTTAATAACTGATGAAAAACGAAAATGGTTTGAGAGTTACATATTAACTTCTATTAACACTTTAAAGCTTGATAGACCACTCCTACCCATTGTAAGCATAGATAGTTTGTATCAACATTACTCTTATATAAATGGTGGAGAAATGATTGATGTTGTTGAAGATATGATTTCACTTTCTTATAAAGATGATTATATTTTTTGGTATGTTGGCAAGGGTGATGATAAACGAGCAGATATAGCAAAAAGACAAGATAGTAGTTATTTTTGGATATTTGATGAAGAATTTCATAATGGTTTTACTTTAAAATCTCATGATAAGATGCTTGATATAAAACTTTTACAACTTTACAAACTTTTTGACGCATCTCTAAGTGCTGCGATGTTTGGAGAAGTTGATGTCAGTTCATGA
- a CDS encoding aspartate kinase codes for MLIVQKFGGTSVGDLDRIANVAARVAQTKKDGNDVVVVVSAMSGETNKLVGYAEHFSSNPARAEMDMLLSSGERVTASLLSIALNEMGYEATSMTGRKAGILTDNLHTKARIEEINPSVMKKALKEGKIIVVAGFQGVNENGDVTTLGRGGSDLSAVAIAGALEADLCEIYTDVSGIYTTDPRIEPKAKKLDRISYDEMLELASLGAKVLQNRSVELAKKLNVNLVTRTSFSDEEGTLITKEENIMEKPVVSGIALDKNQARISLMGVADRPGIASDIFTKLANSDINVDMIIQNKAHDGTTNIDFTVPMGDLNAAKEVVSVFLKNNDIEAESYNDKICKVSIVGVGMKSHTGVAAKAFSTLAGENININMISTSEIKLSMIIDDKYAELAVRSLHNAYELDK; via the coding sequence ATGTTAATAGTACAAAAATTTGGTGGAACAAGTGTCGGTGATTTAGATCGTATAGCAAATGTGGCTGCTCGTGTAGCGCAAACAAAAAAAGATGGCAATGATGTTGTTGTTGTTGTTTCTGCTATGAGTGGAGAAACGAATAAGCTAGTAGGATATGCTGAACATTTTTCATCTAATCCAGCTAGAGCAGAGATGGATATGTTACTTAGTTCTGGTGAGCGAGTAACAGCATCTCTACTTTCTATCGCTTTAAATGAGATGGGATATGAAGCTACTTCAATGACAGGAAGAAAAGCAGGAATCTTAACGGACAACCTACATACAAAAGCGCGTATAGAAGAGATTAACCCAAGTGTTATGAAAAAAGCTCTAAAAGAGGGTAAGATTATTGTAGTTGCTGGTTTTCAGGGTGTAAATGAAAATGGTGATGTTACAACTCTTGGTCGTGGTGGAAGTGACCTTTCTGCCGTTGCAATAGCAGGAGCATTAGAAGCTGACCTATGTGAGATATATACAGATGTTAGTGGTATCTACACAACTGACCCACGCATAGAGCCAAAAGCTAAAAAACTTGATAGAATTTCTTATGATGAGATGCTTGAGTTAGCATCTCTTGGAGCAAAAGTACTTCAAAACCGTTCTGTTGAGTTGGCAAAAAAGTTAAATGTAAATTTAGTAACAAGAACAAGTTTCTCAGATGAAGAGGGAACATTAATAACAAAGGAAGAAAATATCATGGAAAAACCTGTAGTTAGCGGAATAGCATTAGATAAAAATCAAGCTCGTATATCTTTAATGGGTGTGGCTGACAGACCTGGTATAGCGTCAGACATTTTTACAAAATTGGCAAATAGTGATATAAATGTAGATATGATTATCCAAAACAAAGCACATGATGGAACTACAAATATAGACTTTACGGTTCCTATGGGTGATTTAAATGCTGCAAAAGAAGTTGTTTCTGTATTTCTTAAAAATAATGACATAGAAGCTGAATCATATAACGATAAAATATGTAAGGTTTCTATAGTTGGTGTAGGTATGAAATCTCACACAGGTGTGGCTGCAAAAGCTTTTTCAACACTTGCGGGAGAGAATATAAACATAAACATGATTTCAACATCAGAGATAAAACTTTCAATGATTATAGATGATAAATATGCTGAACTTGCTGTAAGAAGTCTGCATAACGCCTATGAGTTAGATAAGTAA
- a CDS encoding RNA pyrophosphohydrolase: MSKKKLYRPNVAMIVVSNNYPQKKEIFIAQRNDFDEIWQFPQGGIDAGEEVKEAMFRELEEEIGTKKVKIIAEYPEWISYDFPLKIAKKMKPYKGQTQKYFLVKLKKSAKIDINTSHPEFSDFKFVSVDEALGMSASFKQEVYKIVIKHFKKEGYL; this comes from the coding sequence ATGAGTAAAAAAAAATTATATCGTCCTAATGTTGCGATGATTGTAGTGTCAAATAATTACCCACAAAAAAAAGAAATTTTTATAGCACAAAGAAATGATTTTGATGAGATATGGCAATTTCCTCAAGGTGGCATAGATGCTGGAGAAGAAGTTAAAGAGGCTATGTTTCGCGAACTTGAAGAAGAGATAGGCACAAAAAAAGTAAAAATAATTGCCGAGTATCCAGAGTGGATTTCATACGATTTCCCTTTAAAAATAGCTAAAAAAATGAAACCTTATAAAGGTCAAACGCAAAAATATTTTTTAGTTAAACTAAAAAAAAGTGCTAAAATAGATATAAATACTTCTCATCCAGAATTTAGTGATTTTAAATTTGTGAGTGTTGATGAAGCCTTAGGTATGAGTGCTTCTTTTAAACAAGAAGTTTACAAAATAGTGATTAAACATTTCAAAAAAGAAGGTTACCTTTAG
- a CDS encoding EAL domain-containing protein — translation MKDVVLLKNIKLLYVEDNDDVRESTLDILRLYFNDIVVAKDGEEGLAIYKEHNASISTCFKLIISDISMPNMDGVEMSKAIKKINPSQSIILLTAHKTENYIIDAIDAGVDKFIIKPILSIDKFISPILELSKKIECVQKFKEKEFYLKQKNQIIDENVLMTITDLDGYILEISNAYLDFTGFKLDEVIGKTHRLFRSEDADDEIVKNLWETILEDKKWTGKLKNNKYSGEEYWIKQKISPLFDINNEKIGYTAISRNITNTTKLQEISITDALTDIHNRRYFDYSLKREFKSSAWRKENFALLVIDVDYFKNYNELYGHSQGDKILKTIATQMKGYINYTIQDVFRIGGEEFAIFITDCSNEEVKKISLEIVKKVESLKQEHKKSKISDYITISIGAVNIDGFNHKISNDDIYNLADNNLYKAKQQGRNRVVFNEDIKNANLFKDLDVVTKLPNRQSLIHNLELLQEETMLILLHVNQINTIKDLYGMEIVSNMIFKKAQCLSEIIIDDNVTLYSLNMHEFAILISSKNIFKKYLELLKYTILINHEENSYTDEEEFLVSDFTAGVAYGIDDLFNHADVSLQEAIMARKSLVIYNKNQTTIELQKSIINRIRVYKKALHSGNIVPYFQPIIDIKDNSVLKYEALARLITEDGEIVSPYYFLDSAKYDNTFEFFTRQMMQKVFAVYANKKANISINITYENITSPTMVEYIKNRLEKYGGEGITFEIVESEDIENYELIEEFILMLKEYGCKVSIDDFGSGYSNFTHIIKLNIDYIKLDGSLIEKLLVDKTVEYMVEALLVFARNANIKTIAEFVSTKEIDAKVREMGVDYIQGYYYGKPKPPQSYSLI, via the coding sequence ATGAAAGATGTTGTACTCTTAAAAAATATAAAACTTCTCTATGTTGAAGATAATGATGATGTCCGAGAATCAACATTAGATATTCTCAGGTTATATTTTAATGATATTGTTGTTGCTAAAGATGGAGAAGAGGGTTTAGCTATATACAAAGAACATAACGCATCTATTTCAACATGTTTTAAACTTATTATTAGTGATATTTCAATGCCAAATATGGATGGTGTTGAGATGAGTAAAGCTATAAAAAAGATAAACCCAAGTCAGTCAATTATACTACTTACTGCACATAAAACTGAAAATTATATTATAGATGCCATAGATGCTGGAGTAGATAAATTTATTATCAAACCAATTTTAAGCATTGATAAATTCATATCTCCCATCTTAGAGTTAAGCAAAAAGATAGAGTGTGTACAAAAATTCAAAGAAAAAGAGTTTTACTTAAAACAAAAAAATCAAATTATTGATGAAAATGTTCTTATGACCATAACTGATTTAGATGGATACATACTAGAAATTTCTAATGCATACTTGGACTTTACTGGTTTTAAGCTAGATGAAGTTATTGGTAAAACACATAGGCTCTTTAGAAGCGAAGATGCTGATGATGAGATTGTAAAAAATCTTTGGGAAACGATACTAGAAGATAAAAAGTGGACAGGTAAACTAAAAAATAACAAATATAGTGGAGAAGAGTACTGGATAAAACAGAAAATTTCTCCTCTTTTTGATATAAATAATGAAAAAATTGGCTATACAGCAATCTCAAGAAATATAACAAATACTACAAAACTACAAGAAATATCCATTACCGATGCCTTAACAGATATACATAATAGACGCTATTTTGACTACTCTTTAAAAAGAGAGTTTAAAAGTTCGGCGTGGAGAAAAGAAAACTTTGCTCTTTTAGTTATTGATGTTGATTATTTTAAAAACTATAATGAGTTATATGGTCATTCCCAAGGTGATAAAATTTTAAAAACGATTGCCACGCAGATGAAAGGTTATATAAACTATACTATCCAAGATGTTTTTAGAATTGGTGGGGAAGAGTTTGCTATATTTATAACAGATTGCAGTAATGAAGAAGTTAAAAAGATATCTTTAGAAATAGTAAAAAAGGTAGAGTCACTTAAACAAGAACATAAAAAAAGTAAAATATCAGACTATATAACAATCTCAATAGGTGCAGTTAATATAGATGGGTTTAATCACAAAATTAGTAATGATGATATTTACAATTTAGCAGATAATAATCTTTATAAAGCAAAACAACAAGGAAGAAATAGAGTTGTATTTAATGAAGATATCAAAAATGCCAACTTGTTTAAAGATTTAGATGTTGTAACAAAACTACCAAATAGACAATCTCTTATCCATAATTTAGAACTTCTTCAAGAAGAAACTATGTTAATTTTACTTCATGTAAATCAAATCAATACCATAAAAGATTTATACGGTATGGAAATAGTTTCAAATATGATATTTAAAAAAGCGCAATGCTTAAGTGAGATAATAATTGATGATAATGTTACTTTATATAGTTTAAATATGCATGAATTTGCAATCTTGATTAGTTCAAAAAATATATTTAAAAAGTATTTGGAACTTTTGAAATACACGATATTAATCAACCATGAAGAAAATAGTTATACCGATGAGGAAGAATTCCTTGTGTCAGACTTCACAGCAGGTGTAGCTTATGGTATAGATGATTTGTTTAATCATGCAGATGTGAGTTTACAAGAAGCTATAATGGCTAGAAAAAGTTTAGTGATTTACAACAAAAATCAAACAACCATAGAGCTTCAAAAATCAATTATTAACAGAATTAGAGTTTATAAAAAAGCACTTCACAGTGGTAATATAGTTCCTTATTTTCAGCCAATTATAGATATCAAAGACAATAGTGTCTTAAAGTATGAAGCACTTGCTAGACTAATAACTGAAGATGGAGAAATAGTTTCTCCATATTATTTTTTAGATTCTGCAAAATATGATAATACCTTTGAGTTTTTTACAAGACAGATGATGCAAAAAGTATTTGCAGTTTATGCAAATAAAAAAGCGAATATTTCTATTAATATCACTTATGAAAATATCACTTCACCAACAATGGTAGAGTATATAAAAAATAGACTTGAAAAGTATGGTGGAGAGGGCATAACTTTTGAGATTGTAGAGTCTGAAGATATTGAAAACTATGAACTAATAGAAGAGTTTATCTTGATGTTAAAAGAGTACGGTTGTAAAGTTTCTATTGATGATTTTGGTTCAGGATATTCTAACTTTACACACATTATAAAACTAAACATTGACTATATTAAACTCGATGGTAGCTTAATAGAGAAGCTTTTGGTTGATAAAACGGTTGAGTATATGGTTGAAGCTCTTTTAGTCTTTGCAAGGAATGCAAATATCAAAACAATAGCAGAGTTTGTTAGTACAAAAGAGATAGATGCTAAGGTTAGAGAGATGGGTGTTGATTATATTCAGGGTTATTATTATGGTAAGCCAAAACCACCGCAGAGTTATAGCTTAATTTAA
- the hemW gene encoding radical SAM family heme chaperone HemW — MLLYIHIPFCDSKCSYCAFNSYVDKFHLKISYMQALAKQLKHELNRFHAKRKSIKTIFIGGGTPSTVEPKLYKSLFDLLTPYLDANIEITSEANPNSATFAWLKGMRKLGVNRISFGVQSFNDEKLKLLNRAHNKTDAINAITNAKKVGIKNISLDLIYATFGDTKELLKEDLKTAFSLPINHLSAYALTIEEGTPFESKPQMSKENLKLTSWLFDEIKSHKFKQYEISNFGSYQSTHNLGYWNYEDYIGLGSGAVGKLANKRFYPCVILEDYIKSPLEAKEEELSQEDMKMEKIFLGFRSCVGVKMNILNKHEQIRANILVQEKKLSLKNNILYNFEYLLADELALFLSS, encoded by the coding sequence ATGTTACTTTATATTCATATCCCTTTTTGCGATTCTAAGTGTTCTTACTGCGCTTTTAACTCTTATGTTGATAAATTTCACCTAAAAATATCTTATATGCAAGCTTTAGCAAAACAACTAAAACACGAGTTAAACAGGTTTCACGCAAAAAGAAAAAGTATCAAAACCATATTTATTGGTGGAGGGACTCCTTCTACTGTTGAGCCAAAACTTTATAAATCTTTATTTGACTTACTTACTCCATACCTAGATGCAAATATAGAAATAACAAGTGAAGCAAATCCAAATAGTGCTACTTTTGCGTGGCTAAAAGGGATGCGTAAACTTGGTGTAAATCGCATAAGTTTTGGCGTGCAAAGTTTTAATGATGAAAAACTAAAACTACTAAATCGTGCTCACAACAAGACAGATGCTATAAATGCCATAACTAACGCAAAAAAAGTTGGTATTAAAAATATCTCACTTGATTTGATTTATGCTACTTTTGGAGATACTAAAGAGTTGTTAAAAGAGGATTTAAAAACTGCTTTTTCTCTTCCCATAAATCATCTAAGTGCTTATGCCCTAACCATAGAAGAGGGAACACCTTTTGAGTCAAAACCACAAATGTCAAAAGAAAATTTAAAACTTACTTCATGGCTTTTTGATGAAATAAAATCACATAAATTTAAGCAATATGAAATTAGTAATTTTGGCTCTTACCAAAGCACACATAATCTTGGCTATTGGAACTATGAAGATTATATTGGTCTTGGAAGTGGAGCAGTTGGTAAACTGGCTAATAAAAGATTTTATCCTTGTGTTATTTTAGAAGATTACATAAAAAGTCCACTTGAAGCTAAAGAGGAAGAGTTAAGCCAAGAAGATATGAAAATGGAAAAAATATTTTTAGGTTTTCGTTCTTGTGTTGGGGTAAAGATGAATATACTTAATAAACATGAACAAATACGAGCAAATATTTTAGTTCAAGAAAAAAAACTTTCTTTAAAAAACAACATTTTATACAATTTTGAGTATCTTTTAGCAGATGAACTCGCTCTATTTTTATCCTCTTAA
- the tatB gene encoding Sec-independent protein translocase protein TatB → MFGMGFTEILFIAVLAILFLGPDKLPTAMVEIAKFFRGLKKTIGTVKDSIEQEMNVADIKEEALAYKKELLKATNEIKQATDISSIAPSLTNLNDDFLDDLIEPKKKKESPKEEKVTFKKKTINKEDTKDV, encoded by the coding sequence ATGTTTGGTATGGGTTTTACTGAAATACTTTTTATTGCTGTTCTTGCTATCCTTTTTTTAGGTCCAGATAAACTTCCAACAGCTATGGTTGAAATTGCTAAATTTTTTAGAGGTCTTAAGAAAACCATAGGAACTGTTAAAGACTCTATAGAACAAGAAATGAATGTTGCAGATATAAAAGAAGAAGCACTTGCCTATAAAAAAGAGTTGCTAAAAGCTACAAATGAGATAAAACAAGCTACTGATATCAGCTCGATAGCTCCATCTCTAACAAATCTAAATGATGACTTTTTAGATGATTTAATAGAACCTAAAAAGAAAAAAGAAAGTCCTAAAGAAGAAAAAGTAACATTTAAGAAAAAAACTATAAATAAAGAAGATACAAAAGATGTTTGA
- the tatC gene encoding twin-arginine translocase subunit TatC, with translation MFDDLKPHLIELRKRLGISAVSLVTMFFVMFYFHEPILEWMVEPLNMALTEVGKKSVHAAEGMVTTSQVGGAFFVALKVSFFAAIVAALPIILSQIWLFIAPGLYANEKKMLIPFIVGGTVMFLVGVLFAYYIVTPFGFDFLITFGSFKFTPLINIEDYVGFFTKIMFGFGLAFELPVFAYFLALLGLIDDRMMIAFFKYALIIIFVVAALLTPPDVLTQLLMAGPLIILYGISIIIVRMVNPAPPLEDEDEDDEDEDEEKEITAIEKKSE, from the coding sequence ATGTTTGATGATTTAAAACCTCACCTCATAGAACTAAGAAAAAGGCTTGGTATTTCAGCAGTAAGCCTAGTTACTATGTTTTTTGTAATGTTTTACTTTCACGAACCAATACTAGAATGGATGGTTGAGCCTTTAAACATGGCACTCACAGAAGTTGGTAAAAAGTCTGTTCACGCTGCTGAGGGAATGGTTACTACTTCTCAAGTAGGTGGAGCATTTTTTGTTGCACTAAAAGTTTCGTTTTTTGCTGCTATTGTCGCGGCTTTACCTATTATACTTTCTCAAATCTGGCTTTTCATTGCTCCTGGACTTTATGCAAATGAAAAAAAGATGCTTATACCTTTTATAGTTGGTGGAACGGTAATGTTTTTAGTTGGTGTTTTGTTTGCCTACTATATAGTTACACCTTTTGGTTTTGACTTTCTCATAACCTTTGGTAGTTTCAAGTTTACGCCACTCATAAATATAGAAGACTATGTTGGCTTTTTTACAAAAATCATGTTTGGTTTTGGTTTAGCTTTTGAGCTTCCTGTTTTTGCCTACTTTTTAGCACTCTTAGGACTCATAGATGATAGAATGATGATAGCATTTTTTAAGTATGCACTTATAATTATTTTTGTCGTTGCTGCACTTTTGACTCCACCAGATGTTCTAACTCAACTACTCATGGCAGGACCACTTATCATACTTTACGGTATTTCTATTATTATAGTTAGAATGGTAAATCCAGCTCCTCCACTTGAAGATGAGGACGAAGATGATGAAGATGAAGATGAGGAAAAAGAGATTACTGCCATAGAGAAAAAGAGCGAATAA
- the queA gene encoding tRNA preQ1(34) S-adenosylmethionine ribosyltransferase-isomerase QueA — protein sequence MNTKKELLTSSYDFTLPSKLIATHPASPRDNAKLLVYNRKTNEVTHTYFYDFEKFIPKNCALIFNDTKVIKARIFGKKSSGGKIELLINRPLDANNINVYIRGKVKPNTKIYFDANLIAVVKEIKDDGSRVVNFYIKTKLLRFEDLLPIIDKIGHIPLPPYIQREDTTQDVSEYQSVFAKEEGAVAAPTASLHFTQEQHKRICDNYTHAFITLHVGSGTFKPVEVKTITDHPMHSEYYDISDKAKKLLDSNTSILSIGTTSTRTIEFYEKHGKIQRGEANLFLHPNNKPSRVNHLLTNFHLPKSTLLMLVASFVGVDKTQELYAEAIKNEYRFYSYGDAMLIL from the coding sequence ATGAACACTAAAAAAGAACTCCTAACTTCTAGCTATGACTTTACCCTTCCTTCAAAACTCATAGCAACTCACCCAGCAAGTCCAAGAGATAATGCAAAACTTTTAGTTTATAACCGTAAAACTAATGAAGTAACGCATACATATTTTTATGATTTTGAAAAATTTATCCCAAAGAACTGTGCTTTAATCTTTAATGACACAAAGGTTATAAAAGCTAGAATATTTGGTAAAAAATCAAGTGGCGGCAAGATAGAACTCCTCATAAACAGACCTCTAGATGCTAACAATATAAATGTATATATACGGGGTAAAGTAAAACCAAATACTAAGATTTACTTTGATGCAAATTTAATAGCAGTTGTAAAAGAGATTAAAGATGATGGCAGTAGAGTTGTAAACTTTTACATTAAAACTAAGCTTTTAAGATTTGAAGATTTACTTCCCATAATAGATAAAATAGGGCATATTCCACTACCTCCATACATACAAAGAGAAGATACTACGCAAGATGTTTCTGAGTATCAAAGCGTTTTTGCAAAAGAAGAAGGTGCAGTTGCAGCACCAACAGCTTCTTTACATTTCACGCAAGAACAACACAAAAGGATATGCGATAATTACACTCATGCTTTTATCACGCTTCATGTAGGAAGTGGGACTTTTAAACCTGTTGAAGTAAAAACAATCACAGACCATCCGATGCACTCTGAATATTATGACATCTCAGACAAAGCAAAAAAACTTTTAGACTCAAACACTTCAATCCTTAGCATAGGAACAACATCAACAAGAACCATAGAGTTTTATGAAAAACATGGCAAAATTCAAAGAGGCGAGGCAAATCTATTTTTGCATCCAAACAACAAACCTTCAAGAGTAAATCATTTACTCACAAACTTTCACCTTCCAAAATCAACTCTTTTAATGCTAGTTGCTTCTTTTGTTGGAGTAGATAAAACACAAGAACTTTATGCAGAGGCTATAAAAAATGAGTACCGTTTTTACTCATACGGCGATGCAATGTTGATACTATAA